The DNA segment AAACGCGCAAAAATGGTGTCAGTTGGCATGCCAACTGACACGTTTTCTGTTAGTAACATCTCGAAATCACTTAAAATAAAATAGCCATCCCATGTAAAATCGGGATGGCCATTTTTAAATTTATTACATTTTTTCAGGAGCGCTTACACCGATTAAACGAAGTGCGTTGGCAAGCGTAGTGCGGACTGCTGTGATGAGAGTAAGTCGAGCACGTGTCATGTCTTCATTGGTCGGGTCTAACACTTTTTCTGCATTGTAGAAACTATGGAAAGTTGCTGCAAGTTCTTGAATATACGTCGCTACTCTATGAGGCGAGCGGTTTTTCGCTGCTTCTGCCACGACTTGTGGGAAATCGCCCATCTTCTTCAAGACATCAATTTCTTTTTCAGCTTGCAATAAATTCAAATGCTCCTCTGACGCACTGAACCCTTGCTCTTTTCCAGCACGCAAAATCGAGCTGATACGAGCATGAGCATATTGTGCGTAGTATACAGGGTTTTCATTTGATTGTGAAACAGCTAAATCTAAATCGAAATCCATATGTGAATCGCCAGAACGCATGGCAAAGAAATAACGCACAGCATCTAAGCCTACTTCCTCTACAAGTTCACGCATCGTTACAGCTTTACCTGTACGTTTACTCATCTTCATTTTTTCGCCGTCTTTGTACAATTGCACCATTTGAATAACACTTACTTCAAGCGTTTCACGATCATTTCCAAGTGCTTGGATAGCCGCTTTCATGCGCGGGATATAACCATGGTGGTCAGCACCCCAAATATTAATTAACCGATCAAAACCGCGTGCAATTTTATTTTCGTGATACGCGATATCTGGAGTTAAATAAGTGAATGTACCATCATTTTTTATAAGTACACGGTCTTTGTCGTCTCCAAATGTTGTTGAACGGAACCAGGTTGCTCCTTCTTCTTCAAACACGTGACCATTCGCACGTAATTTATCTAAAGCGACTTCAATCTTGCCATCTTCGTATAAAGAAGTTTCTGAATACCACTCATCAAAACTAACACGGAAATCAGCTAAATCTTGTTGAAGTTTAGCAAGTTCGATTTTAAGACCATGTGAACGGAAATGTGCAAAACGTTCTTCAGCAGTTTTGTGAAGTAAAGCGTCACCGTGCTCATTCGCCTGAGCTTGTGCAATGTCAATAATATCTTGGCCATGATAGCCATCTTCCGGCATTTCTGCCTCTTGACCTAAAGCTTGCTTATAACGCGCTTCTAACGAATACGCTAAGTTGTTAATTTGCTTTCCTGCGTCATTAATATAGTATTCACGTGAAACATCATAGCCTGCA comes from the Paenisporosarcina antarctica genome and includes:
- the argS gene encoding arginine--tRNA ligase, with the protein product MNAVEQVQQSIKEAVQKAILKSQLTDAEGMPAIQLETPRDKANGDYATNIAMQLTKLAKKPPRAIAQAILDNLETAGTVIEKVEIAGPGFINISTRKDYLADVVKAVLKQGADYGRSKSDASEKIQVEFVSANPTGDLHLGHARGASVGDSLCNVLDFAGYDVSREYYINDAGKQINNLAYSLEARYKQALGQEAEMPEDGYHGQDIIDIAQAQANEHGDALLHKTAEERFAHFRSHGLKIELAKLQQDLADFRVSFDEWYSETSLYEDGKIEVALDKLRANGHVFEEEGATWFRSTTFGDDKDRVLIKNDGTFTYLTPDIAYHENKIARGFDRLINIWGADHHGYIPRMKAAIQALGNDRETLEVSVIQMVQLYKDGEKMKMSKRTGKAVTMRELVEEVGLDAVRYFFAMRSGDSHMDFDLDLAVSQSNENPVYYAQYAHARISSILRAGKEQGFSASEEHLNLLQAEKEIDVLKKMGDFPQVVAEAAKNRSPHRVATYIQELAATFHSFYNAEKVLDPTNEDMTRARLTLITAVRTTLANALRLIGVSAPEKM